In a single window of the Sediminicoccus sp. KRV36 genome:
- a CDS encoding SpoIIE family protein phosphatase — protein sequence MSAEILVVPEILVVDDSSFNRLLLKRRLAELGYPEPAMAANGVEALAAIAAKSFDVVLLDLEMPELDGIGVLERLHTQSNAPPVIVISAQTEMSGVIRCIELGAEDYLPKSFDPPLLRARLQAVLEKKRLRDLAAERLHALEAELESARRAQLSLVPRDFAALSRGSLTVAAHMEPAREVGGDLYDMQWIGAHHLMFVVADVAGKGASAGLTMARSMGLIRAGVRLAAARGEVPDPADLLTLANGDLAADNPDMTFVTAALAILEAGTGAGRICVAGHEAPLRLSAAGVQVMGGYRIQPPLGIIEDLPYTSAAFTLAPGEAMLLLSDGVTEAHDMEGGLFGKERVLAALGHEAEPAAAIAALLKDVADFVREAPPADDVTVLAVRYAG from the coding sequence ATGAGCGCCGAAATCCTGGTGGTGCCCGAAATTCTTGTTGTTGATGACAGCAGTTTCAACCGGCTGCTGCTCAAGCGTCGCCTCGCCGAACTCGGCTACCCCGAGCCCGCGATGGCAGCCAATGGGGTGGAGGCGCTGGCCGCCATCGCCGCCAAATCCTTCGATGTGGTGCTGCTCGATCTCGAAATGCCGGAACTCGACGGCATCGGCGTGCTGGAACGGCTGCACACGCAAAGCAACGCGCCGCCGGTGATCGTCATTTCGGCCCAGACCGAGATGTCGGGCGTGATCCGCTGCATTGAGCTCGGCGCCGAGGATTACCTGCCGAAATCCTTCGACCCCCCCCTGCTCCGCGCGCGGCTTCAGGCGGTGCTGGAAAAGAAGCGCCTGCGTGACCTCGCAGCCGAGCGGCTGCACGCGCTGGAAGCCGAGCTGGAAAGCGCGCGCCGCGCGCAGCTCTCGCTCGTGCCGCGTGATTTCGCAGCGCTCTCACGCGGGAGCCTCACGGTCGCGGCGCATATGGAGCCGGCGCGTGAGGTGGGGGGCGATCTCTACGACATGCAATGGATCGGCGCGCATCACCTGATGTTCGTGGTGGCGGATGTGGCGGGCAAGGGCGCCTCGGCCGGGCTGACCATGGCGCGCAGCATGGGTCTGATCCGCGCGGGCGTTCGCCTTGCCGCCGCGCGCGGCGAGGTCCCGGACCCGGCCGATCTGCTGACGCTCGCCAATGGCGATCTCGCCGCCGATAATCCCGACATGACCTTCGTCACCGCCGCCCTCGCCATTCTTGAGGCCGGGACGGGGGCGGGGCGCATCTGCGTCGCCGGCCATGAGGCGCCGCTGCGCCTTTCGGCGGCCGGGGTGCAGGTGATGGGCGGCTACCGGATCCAGCCGCCGCTCGGCATCATCGAGGACCTGCCCTACACCAGCGCCGCCTTCACCCTGGCCCCGGGCGAAGCGATGCTGCTGCTCAGCGATGGCGTGACCGAGGCGCATGACATGGAGGGCGGGTTGTTCGGCAAGGAGCGCGTGCTGGCGGCCCTGGGCCATGAGGCGGAGCCGGCCGCCGCCATCGCGGCCCTGCTGAAGGATGTCGCGGATTTCGTGCGCGAGGCGCCGCCGGCCGATGACGTGACGGTGCTGGCCGTGCGCTACGCCGGCTGA
- a CDS encoding ATP-binding protein — MEADDPLWQEFAAETAEHLDALEAGLAGDAAGGGAVDVLFRAMHSLKGMSSAIGAHGIGTLAHKAEDVLGLARAGRLTLDPAVRAALLAAVDALRGQRLALLERRQDLPPPATLLARLGALAEGRPEAPAAVAPREDPLRATLASRLADELPRLQGEPGRAPRLAALARDGKLPRLALLLEAIPAARDPLAALGRLRRALMLLPAGEPVPRLKGDLRAQAEATCAALAGPRAALARAAEQLAAAADALGDEQAELLARQIQDLAVRLGEEPAQRLDEARAAFAAALAAPSLAPLTERLRPAPPPLTPGLAAALPPSAHARAAAAMAAGRRIWRLRLGPLPTAEAIAEPFLGRAGEVLGSAGPPEALDLFLASDLPPAELAALRAEADPDGGALTDLTPADAPPPAPTMRVRQDRIDAVIALEAELRAAALALGEAIAAPQARSAFEELAALQAALPPGTAARLASALERLRAATGAAERAHGRLSIALGQLDEAVLELRVMPFASLAMRLPRVLRATAEAQGKLVALEVVGEEVQIDRSLSDLLADPLLHLVRNAVDHGIETAEERIAAGKPATARLLLVAERLPGRLVLSFSDDGRGIDDAAVLSRALARRLISAEAATRLSQAEIHALLFLPGFSTRDAISETSGRGVGLDVVQDAARRAGGAVRVESKPGQGTRFVLDLPLTAAMQPVLLVEAGGQPYALPAGRVEAVMRPEQVSPGQAITTLEAVLHLPAAESSAIVLVRRPAGLLALAVERVGRRTDLLLKPLHPALAGTPGVGGVGVLGNGEPVLLLEPDSLESALPAAQPA; from the coding sequence ATGGAAGCCGACGATCCACTCTGGCAGGAATTCGCGGCCGAGACGGCCGAGCATCTGGATGCGCTGGAGGCGGGCCTGGCCGGCGACGCTGCCGGCGGGGGCGCGGTGGATGTGCTGTTCCGCGCCATGCACAGCCTGAAGGGCATGTCCTCGGCCATCGGCGCGCACGGCATCGGCACGCTGGCCCACAAGGCCGAGGATGTGCTGGGCCTGGCCCGCGCCGGGCGGCTCACCCTCGATCCGGCGGTGCGCGCGGCACTCCTGGCGGCGGTGGATGCGTTGCGTGGCCAGCGCCTGGCCCTGCTGGAACGCCGCCAGGACCTGCCGCCACCCGCCACCCTGCTGGCCCGCCTCGGCGCGCTGGCCGAAGGCAGGCCGGAAGCGCCGGCCGCGGTGGCCCCGCGCGAGGACCCGCTGCGCGCGACCCTCGCGTCCCGCCTTGCCGATGAATTGCCACGGCTGCAAGGCGAGCCTGGCCGTGCCCCGCGCCTCGCGGCCCTGGCGCGGGACGGCAAATTGCCGCGCCTGGCCCTGCTGCTGGAGGCCATCCCTGCCGCGCGTGACCCGCTGGCGGCGCTGGGCCGCTTGCGCCGGGCGCTGATGCTGCTGCCGGCCGGGGAGCCCGTGCCGCGCCTTAAGGGCGATTTGCGCGCCCAGGCCGAGGCCACCTGCGCCGCCCTGGCCGGCCCCCGCGCCGCGCTGGCCCGCGCCGCCGAACAGCTCGCCGCCGCCGCCGATGCGCTGGGCGATGAGCAGGCCGAGCTTCTGGCGCGGCAAATCCAGGACCTCGCCGTGCGCTTGGGCGAGGAGCCGGCACAGCGGCTGGATGAAGCCCGCGCGGCGTTCGCGGCCGCCCTCGCCGCCCCCAGCCTCGCGCCGCTGACCGAACGCCTGCGCCCCGCGCCACCGCCGCTGACGCCGGGGCTGGCCGCCGCCCTGCCGCCTTCGGCCCATGCCCGCGCCGCCGCCGCCATGGCCGCCGGGCGCCGCATCTGGCGGTTGCGCCTGGGGCCGCTGCCCACCGCCGAGGCCATCGCCGAACCCTTCCTCGGCCGCGCGGGCGAGGTGCTGGGCAGCGCCGGCCCGCCCGAGGCGCTGGACCTGTTTCTCGCCAGTGACCTTCCCCCCGCCGAACTCGCCGCGCTGCGCGCCGAGGCCGACCCCGATGGCGGCGCACTGACCGACCTGACGCCCGCCGATGCCCCGCCCCCGGCCCCCACCATGCGCGTGCGGCAGGATCGGATTGACGCTGTGATCGCGCTGGAAGCGGAACTCCGCGCCGCCGCACTCGCCTTGGGGGAAGCCATTGCCGCCCCGCAGGCCCGCAGCGCCTTCGAGGAGTTGGCCGCCTTGCAGGCCGCGCTGCCGCCCGGCACGGCGGCGCGGCTGGCCAGCGCGCTGGAACGGCTGCGCGCCGCGACGGGCGCCGCCGAACGCGCCCATGGCCGGCTTTCCATCGCACTCGGCCAGCTCGACGAGGCGGTGCTGGAATTGCGCGTCATGCCCTTCGCCAGCCTTGCCATGCGGTTGCCCCGCGTGCTGCGCGCCACGGCCGAGGCGCAGGGCAAGCTCGTCGCCCTCGAAGTGGTGGGTGAGGAGGTGCAGATTGACCGCAGCCTCTCCGACCTGCTGGCCGATCCGCTGCTGCATCTGGTGCGCAATGCGGTGGACCACGGCATCGAGACGGCGGAGGAGCGCATCGCCGCCGGCAAGCCAGCCACGGCGCGGCTGCTGCTGGTGGCGGAACGCCTGCCCGGCCGCCTGGTTCTGAGCTTTTCCGATGATGGGCGCGGCATTGATGACGCGGCTGTGCTCTCCCGCGCATTGGCGCGCCGGTTGATCAGCGCCGAGGCGGCCACGCGGCTCAGCCAGGCGGAAATCCACGCGCTGCTGTTCCTGCCCGGCTTTTCGACACGGGACGCCATCAGCGAGACCTCGGGGCGCGGCGTCGGGCTGGATGTGGTGCAGGACGCGGCGCGCCGCGCCGGTGGCGCCGTGCGGGTGGAGAGCAAGCCCGGCCAGGGCACGCGCTTCGTGCTCGACCTGCCGCTGACGGCGGCGATGCAGCCCGTGCTGCTGGTGGAGGCTGGCGGCCAGCCCTATGCCCTGCCCGCCGGCCGCGTGGAGGCGGTGATGCGGCCCGAGCAGGTTTCGCCAGGGCAGGCCATCACCACGCTGGAAGCCGTGCTGCATCTCCCCGCCGCCGAGAGCAGCGCCATCGTGCTGGTGCGCCGCCCGGCGGGGCTGCTGGCGCTGGCGGTGGAACGCGTGGGGCGGCGGACGGATCTCTTGCTCAAGCCGCTGCACCCGGCCCTGGCCGGCACCCCGGGCGTGGGCGGCGTGGGCGTGCTGGGCAATGGCGAGCCCGTGCTGCTGCTGGAGCCGGACAGCCTGGAGAGCGCCCTGCCTGCCGCTCAGCCGGCGTAG
- a CDS encoding response regulator, with product MDEELLAAFREEFAALCASLAVAEDMPVAQRLLAQLVAMAEGMEMAPLLARLRECQAEESLPALRDAIRALAEDEPTEARPIRTLIVDDSAMMRRLLRGILALDPRFSVVGEAVDGAMGLSAMAELQPDLTLLDLEMPVLDGMGFLAEWALSGHGQVVVVSSAAHPGSPAALEVLRRGAWAAVAKPSGALSPDLAERSGAEILATAREAVGAG from the coding sequence ATGGACGAGGAGTTGCTGGCCGCCTTCCGCGAGGAATTCGCCGCCCTCTGCGCGAGCCTCGCCGTGGCAGAGGACATGCCGGTGGCGCAGCGCCTCCTGGCGCAGCTTGTCGCCATGGCCGAGGGCATGGAGATGGCGCCCCTGCTGGCGCGGCTGCGCGAATGCCAGGCGGAGGAATCGCTGCCCGCCCTGCGCGACGCCATCCGGGCCCTGGCCGAGGACGAACCCACCGAGGCGCGCCCCATCCGCACCCTCATCGTGGATGACAGCGCCATGATGCGCCGCCTGTTGCGCGGCATCCTGGCGCTCGATCCCCGCTTCAGCGTGGTGGGGGAGGCGGTGGACGGCGCCATGGGCCTCTCCGCCATGGCCGAGTTGCAGCCCGACCTTACCCTGCTCGATCTGGAGATGCCGGTGCTGGATGGCATGGGCTTCCTGGCCGAATGGGCCCTGAGCGGCCATGGCCAGGTGGTGGTTGTCTCCTCGGCCGCGCATCCTGGCAGCCCGGCCGCGCTGGAAGTGCTGCGGCGTGGCGCCTGGGCGGCCGTCGCCAAGCCCTCGGGCGCGCTCTCGCCGGATCTGGCGGAGCGCAGCGGGGCGGAAATCCTCGCCACGGCCCGCGAAGCGGTGGGGGCAGGCTGA
- a CDS encoding chemotaxis protein CheB, producing the protein MKPLFPGPASPGVSPPGPIPVLIVDDSAFMRIALRRIIEAEGDLRVVAEAADGEAAIAAVRQHQPAVVAMDVEMPVLGGIEATRRIMALPNPPAIIMVSQHTQADSPAAIAAIAAGASDYISKEAGLGGLDLGHLDQALRGRLRHWARQRYPLATDLPVPRAAPKRIGPPDQAGQAPPPLILIAASTGGPDALAALLAASGPLPVPVLIAQHMPEGLAPELARLLARRAGWPVCVAENGQRVTATSATLLPTDGVLLRALGGFALRLAPNAGAVHPSADLLFRSAALLGLAACGVVLTGMGQDGAAGAAALAAEGGRILVQSTETSVVAGMPQAASSLVAEAEALSPEALGLALRAMWRA; encoded by the coding sequence GTGAAACCGCTCTTCCCCGGCCCAGCTTCCCCCGGCGTTTCGCCCCCCGGCCCCATCCCGGTTCTCATCGTGGATGACAGCGCCTTCATGCGCATCGCCCTGCGCCGCATCATCGAGGCAGAGGGCGATCTGCGCGTGGTGGCCGAGGCCGCGGATGGTGAGGCCGCCATCGCCGCCGTCCGCCAGCACCAGCCGGCGGTGGTGGCGATGGATGTCGAAATGCCCGTGCTGGGCGGCATCGAGGCGACGCGGCGGATCATGGCGCTGCCCAACCCGCCCGCCATCATCATGGTCAGCCAGCACACCCAGGCGGATAGCCCGGCCGCCATTGCCGCCATCGCGGCCGGCGCCTCCGACTACATCAGCAAGGAAGCCGGGCTCGGTGGGCTCGACCTTGGTCATCTCGATCAGGCGCTGCGGGGGCGGCTCAGGCATTGGGCGCGGCAACGATACCCCTTGGCGACCGATCTCCCGGTCCCCAGGGCCGCGCCGAAGCGGATCGGACCGCCGGACCAGGCGGGCCAGGCCCCGCCACCGCTCATCCTCATCGCCGCCTCGACCGGTGGGCCGGATGCGCTGGCCGCGCTGCTGGCGGCGAGCGGCCCGCTGCCCGTGCCCGTCCTGATCGCGCAGCACATGCCGGAGGGGCTGGCACCGGAACTCGCCCGGCTGCTGGCGCGACGGGCCGGCTGGCCGGTTTGCGTCGCCGAGAATGGCCAGCGCGTCACGGCCACGAGTGCCACGCTGCTGCCCACGGACGGCGTGCTGCTGCGGGCGCTGGGCGGCTTTGCCTTGCGCCTCGCACCCAATGCCGGGGCGGTGCATCCCTCGGCCGACCTGCTGTTCCGCTCGGCGGCGCTGCTGGGGCTGGCGGCCTGCGGCGTGGTGCTGACCGGCATGGGCCAGGATGGCGCGGCCGGGGCGGCGGCGCTGGCGGCCGAGGGCGGGCGCATCCTGGTGCAAAGCACGGAAACTTCGGTTGTCGCCGGCATGCCCCAGGCCGCAAGCTCCCTCGTCGCCGAGGCCGAGGCGCTCTCGCCCGAGGCGCTGGGCCTGGCGCTGCGTGCCATGTGGAGGGCGTGA
- a CDS encoding chemotaxis protein CheW translates to MNSYPLPGGGWFKLQEGEAVLAEAPARPASTDAPRLAQPAPVQPPRRAMGLAALHLSLGGIALAIPAALAEHILPMPALRPLPGAAPGVAGLAEAEGAPVLVLETGFAAGMPLPTEAEEEPTLLLVLREGGRRFALPASRIEAGPAIAAAAGFQAWLKTPEARAALAYAPPALDAEPQRPIAQRHLVMFRAAGMELALPAEAVVAVLPATLPLPTPRPGIAGLAAHRGAVLPVLDGGLVLGGRAALADGPAPLIRLALWPEVLVAVEQIGGVRAVAAADVTPLAQRDGLVAAFARLGGAPMPVLAPHRFGAL, encoded by the coding sequence ATGAATAGCTATCCCCTGCCCGGCGGTGGCTGGTTCAAGTTGCAGGAGGGCGAGGCGGTGCTGGCCGAGGCGCCCGCCCGCCCCGCCAGCACCGACGCACCACGGCTGGCACAGCCCGCACCCGTCCAGCCACCGCGCCGGGCCATGGGACTTGCCGCGCTGCATCTCTCGCTGGGGGGAATCGCGCTCGCCATCCCGGCCGCCCTGGCCGAGCATATTCTGCCCATGCCGGCGCTGCGCCCGCTGCCCGGCGCTGCCCCCGGCGTCGCCGGGCTGGCCGAGGCCGAGGGCGCGCCGGTGCTGGTGCTGGAAACCGGCTTCGCCGCCGGCATGCCCCTCCCGACCGAGGCCGAGGAAGAACCGACCCTCTTGCTGGTGCTGCGCGAGGGTGGCCGCCGCTTCGCCCTGCCGGCCAGCCGGATCGAGGCCGGCCCCGCCATTGCCGCCGCGGCCGGCTTCCAGGCCTGGCTCAAGACGCCAGAGGCGCGCGCCGCCCTGGCCTATGCGCCGCCCGCGCTGGATGCGGAACCGCAACGCCCCATCGCGCAACGCCACCTCGTGATGTTCCGCGCCGCCGGGATGGAATTGGCCCTGCCGGCCGAAGCCGTGGTGGCGGTGTTGCCGGCCACCCTGCCCCTGCCCACACCCCGCCCAGGCATCGCGGGGCTGGCCGCGCATCGTGGTGCGGTGCTGCCGGTCCTGGATGGCGGGCTGGTGCTGGGCGGCCGCGCAGCACTGGCCGATGGCCCCGCGCCGCTGATCCGCCTGGCCCTCTGGCCCGAGGTGCTGGTGGCGGTGGAGCAGATCGGTGGCGTGCGCGCCGTGGCCGCCGCCGATGTGACGCCACTCGCTCAGCGTGATGGGCTGGTCGCGGCTTTTGCGCGCCTGGGTGGCGCCCCCATGCCCGTCCTGGCGCCGCACCGGTTCGGCGCGCTGTGA
- a CDS encoding CheR family methyltransferase, producing the protein MPPGTAAPALAEEWTGRNRAVVAALGAFAGLAPSPVLTARLRRAAHLVAACDPAAAHLDDPAWAALLDAVTVQETRLYRHPAQAELAGSLFPAALGRARAESRPLRMLSAGCATGEEAFTLAAQAIEAMAEAPGVGLEIQGLDLCRPALASAAAGIISPGMGDPLGLVPAALRPWLAAGDGTPRLHPSLRRCLDFRRANLLDGFGAIPGYDVIFCRNVLIYLTDPARLQVMGALAAALRPGGVLALGPTDRPPAGLKPLGEAVWVKPHE; encoded by the coding sequence ATGCCGCCCGGCACCGCCGCCCCGGCCCTGGCTGAGGAATGGACCGGCCGGAACCGGGCGGTGGTTGCCGCACTTGGCGCCTTTGCGGGGCTTGCCCCCTCGCCCGTGCTGACGGCGCGGCTGCGGCGGGCGGCGCATCTGGTCGCCGCTTGCGACCCCGCCGCCGCCCATCTGGATGACCCTGCCTGGGCGGCGCTGCTGGATGCGGTGACGGTGCAGGAAACCCGCCTCTATCGCCATCCGGCCCAGGCCGAATTGGCGGGCAGCCTGTTCCCCGCCGCGCTCGGCCGGGCGCGTGCCGAAAGCCGGCCCCTGCGCATGCTCTCGGCCGGCTGCGCCACCGGGGAGGAAGCCTTCACCCTGGCCGCCCAGGCGATAGAGGCCATGGCCGAGGCGCCAGGCGTCGGGTTGGAAATCCAGGGCCTCGATCTCTGCCGCCCCGCCCTGGCCAGCGCCGCGGCCGGCATCATCTCCCCGGGCATGGGTGATCCGCTGGGCCTCGTCCCGGCGGCGCTGCGCCCCTGGCTGGCCGCGGGGGATGGCACGCCACGGCTGCACCCGAGCCTGCGCCGCTGCCTGGATTTCCGCCGTGCCAACCTGCTGGATGGTTTCGGCGCAATCCCCGGCTACGACGTGATCTTCTGCCGCAACGTGCTGATCTATCTGACCGATCCGGCACGGCTGCAGGTCATGGGCGCGCTCGCCGCGGCCCTCCGGCCAGGCGGCGTGCTGGCGCTGGGCCCGACCGACCGCCCCCCCGCCGGGCTGAAGCCCCTGGGCGAGGCCGTCTGGGTCAAGCCGCATGAATAG
- a CDS encoding STAS domain-containing protein produces MDITETQEGAKAVAILDGRLDTATAALTETRLLTMLEKASVIADLSEVRYVSSAGLRVLLKAAKQAKATGASFAVVGLQPPVREVFEISGFDKIIPAYATRAEAAQA; encoded by the coding sequence ATGGACATCACCGAGACCCAAGAAGGCGCCAAGGCCGTAGCCATCCTGGATGGCCGCCTCGACACCGCCACAGCCGCCCTGACCGAGACGCGCCTGCTGACCATGCTGGAAAAGGCCAGCGTGATCGCGGATCTCTCGGAGGTCCGCTACGTCTCCTCGGCCGGGCTGCGCGTGCTGCTGAAGGCCGCCAAGCAGGCCAAGGCAACGGGGGCGAGCTTCGCCGTCGTCGGGCTCCAGCCCCCCGTGCGCGAGGTGTTCGAGATCAGCGGCTTCGACAAGATCATCCCCGCCTACGCCACCCGCGCCGAGGCCGCCCAAGCTTGA
- a CDS encoding ATP-binding protein: protein MDTPPFHLRLPATLDSVSQLLDALEVYAEEAGIAPRIAARLALVAEEVAANVAMHAAGASFFELRVTPDHGQLGLSIEDDGPEYDPLARAAPDTAATLEERDVGGLGVHLVRELTRDARYQRDAGLNRLVCALPLGD, encoded by the coding sequence TTGGACACGCCGCCCTTTCACCTGCGCCTGCCAGCGACGCTCGACAGCGTCAGCCAGTTGCTCGACGCGCTCGAGGTCTATGCCGAGGAGGCCGGCATCGCGCCACGCATTGCCGCCCGCCTGGCCCTGGTGGCCGAGGAGGTGGCCGCGAATGTCGCCATGCACGCCGCCGGCGCCAGCTTCTTTGAATTGCGCGTGACGCCCGATCACGGCCAGCTTGGCCTCTCCATCGAGGATGACGGCCCGGAATACGACCCCCTCGCCCGCGCCGCGCCCGATACGGCGGCCACGCTGGAGGAGCGCGATGTGGGGGGGCTGGGGGTGCATCTGGTGCGCGAATTGACCCGCGATGCGCGTTATCAGCGCGATGCCGGGCTGAACCGCCTGGTCTGCGCCCTGCCGCTGGGCGATTGA
- a CDS encoding acyl-CoA dehydrogenase family protein, whose amino-acid sequence MNDALPVAERATPSEFEAYLDGIRRLVREKLIPAEPRLEGQETLPEDLTELLRHAGLFGISIPMRHGGLGLTMEQQVRVMFEVTRASSVYRARFSTTIGLGSQPILYNGTDAQRAEWLPRMASGAVTAAFCLTEPEAGSDAGGLRTTATRDGDHYVLNGSKRYITNARQAEVLIVMARSEAGTRDAAGISAFIVPIGTKGVSCGPADRKMGQDGSATSEVFFDGARVPAENLIGGREGGGFKTAMRGINHARLHVAVTCVGQAQRLIEEALFHAMNRRQFGQALAEFQLVQAKLADMRAETQAARSMILETARAFDAAGEAQGPIIADIACCKLFASEMVGRVADHAVQIHGGAGWMRGSVVEQFYRDVRLFRIFEGASDVQRMLIAKDMIRGAKA is encoded by the coding sequence ATGAACGATGCGCTGCCCGTGGCGGAACGCGCCACGCCATCCGAATTCGAGGCCTATCTGGACGGCATTCGCCGTCTCGTGCGGGAGAAGCTCATTCCCGCCGAGCCCCGGCTGGAAGGCCAGGAAACCCTGCCGGAGGATTTGACGGAATTGCTCCGCCACGCCGGGCTCTTTGGCATTTCCATCCCGATGCGGCATGGCGGGCTGGGCCTGACCATGGAGCAGCAGGTGCGCGTCATGTTCGAGGTGACGCGCGCCAGCAGCGTCTACCGCGCGCGCTTTTCCACCACCATCGGCCTCGGCTCGCAGCCGATTCTCTACAACGGCACCGACGCCCAGCGCGCGGAATGGCTGCCGCGCATGGCAAGCGGCGCGGTGACGGCCGCCTTCTGCCTGACCGAGCCCGAGGCCGGCAGCGATGCGGGCGGGTTGCGCACGACGGCAACGCGCGATGGCGACCATTACGTGCTGAATGGCAGCAAGCGCTACATCACCAATGCCCGCCAGGCGGAGGTGCTGATCGTCATGGCGCGCAGCGAGGCCGGGACGCGCGACGCCGCGGGCATTTCCGCCTTCATCGTGCCCATCGGCACCAAGGGCGTGAGCTGCGGCCCGGCCGACCGCAAGATGGGGCAGGATGGCAGCGCCACGAGCGAGGTGTTTTTCGACGGGGCCCGCGTGCCGGCGGAGAACCTGATCGGCGGGCGCGAAGGGGGCGGCTTCAAGACTGCCATGCGCGGCATCAACCATGCGCGGCTGCATGTGGCCGTCACCTGCGTGGGCCAAGCGCAGCGGCTGATCGAGGAGGCGCTGTTCCACGCGATGAACCGCCGCCAGTTCGGCCAGGCCCTGGCCGAGTTCCAGCTCGTGCAGGCCAAGCTTGCCGACATGCGCGCCGAAACCCAGGCGGCGCGCAGCATGATCCTGGAAACCGCCCGCGCCTTCGATGCGGCGGGCGAGGCGCAGGGGCCGATCATCGCCGACATCGCCTGCTGCAAGCTGTTCGCCTCCGAGATGGTGGGGCGCGTGGCCGATCACGCCGTGCAGATCCATGGCGGGGCCGGGTGGATGCGCGGCAGCGTGGTGGAGCAATTCTACCGCGATGTCCGGCTATTCCGCATCTTCGAGGGTGCTTCGGATGTGCAGCGCATGTTGATCGCCAAGGACATGATCAGGGGGGCCAAAGCATGA
- a CDS encoding tripartite tricarboxylate transporter substrate-binding protein has protein sequence MKRRLLLAAPALIAAPAFAQPTQIRIICPFAPGGAGDTLARFAAQAITEATGTPVLVENRTGAGGNLGGEFVARAAPDGATLLMMAAAQASNATLYRNLSFNVLRDFTPVCVVGVVPNLLSVHPSVPAQDMAEFLAFARAQRGGITYGSAGIGTIPHLAMVMLAQRGGFEATHVPFRGTVPALTELLAGRIQSVLENLPPQAGHVRAGAIRPIAVSTAERLPDWPGLATIGESFAGFEAVAWQSLVAPAGTPMGFVRRIAEVVLGATSAQAARLRGMGFVPGSIGPDVFPAFLQAEVAKWAEAVRLSGATAE, from the coding sequence ATGAAGCGCCGCCTCCTGCTGGCCGCGCCCGCGCTGATCGCGGCACCGGCCTTCGCGCAGCCGACGCAGATCCGCATCATCTGCCCCTTCGCGCCTGGCGGCGCCGGCGACACGCTGGCCCGCTTCGCGGCACAGGCCATCACCGAAGCCACCGGCACGCCCGTCCTCGTTGAGAACCGCACCGGTGCCGGGGGCAATCTGGGGGGCGAATTCGTCGCCCGCGCCGCGCCGGATGGTGCCACCCTCTTGATGATGGCGGCCGCCCAGGCCTCCAACGCCACGCTGTATCGCAACCTCTCCTTCAACGTGCTGCGGGATTTCACGCCGGTCTGCGTGGTGGGCGTGGTGCCCAACCTGCTCTCGGTCCATCCTTCCGTGCCGGCGCAGGACATGGCGGAGTTCCTGGCCTTTGCCCGGGCGCAGCGCGGCGGGATCACCTATGGCTCGGCCGGGATTGGCACCATCCCGCATCTGGCCATGGTGATGCTGGCCCAGCGCGGCGGCTTCGAGGCGACGCATGTGCCCTTCCGCGGCACGGTGCCGGCCCTGACCGAATTGCTGGCCGGGCGCATCCAATCCGTGCTGGAAAACCTGCCGCCCCAGGCGGGGCATGTGCGGGCGGGCGCCATCCGCCCCATCGCTGTCTCCACCGCCGAACGCCTGCCCGACTGGCCAGGCCTTGCCACCATCGGCGAGAGCTTCGCGGGCTTCGAGGCCGTGGCCTGGCAATCCCTCGTGGCGCCGGCCGGGACGCCCATGGGTTTTGTCCGGCGTATCGCGGAGGTCGTGTTGGGGGCGACATCGGCCCAGGCTGCGCGGCTGCGCGGCATGGGCTTCGTGCCTGGCAGCATCGGCCCCGATGTGTTTCCCGCTTTCCTCCAGGCTGAAGTCGCCAAATGGGCGGAAGCCGTGCGTCTTTCCGGAGCCACCGCCGAATGA